CTTTTATCGTTTGGAATTAGCCAAACAAGCTGAAAAGAAGACCGAAAAACCAGAACTGTTAGACCTAGACTCTTTTTGGCAGGAAAGCGACTATCCAGAGGGACGCTTGCTGGCGCTCTTAATCCTAGAAATGGGGCTCTTGCCGAGTGAGATTCTGGCTCTCAAGGTTGCGGATATCAATCTGGATTTTCAAGTGTTGAGAATCCAGAAGGCTTCCCAACAGAGGATTGTCACCATTCCCACAACCTTGCTTTCAGAATTAGAACCCTTGATGGGGCAAAGTTATCTCTTTGAAAGGGGAGGGAAAGCCTATTCTCGTCAGTGGGCCTTTCGTCAGTTAGAAGCTTTTGTCAAGGAGAAAGGTTTTCCAGCTCTGTCAGCCCAAGCCTTGCGGGAACAGTTCATTCTACGACAAATTGAAAACAAGGTCGATTTGTACGAAATTGCAAAAAAATTAGGATTAAAAACAGTCCTGACCTTAGAAAAATATAGATAATGGATATTAAATTAAAAGATTTTGAAGGGCCCCTGGACTTGCTCTTGCACCTGGTTTCTAAGTACCAGATGGATATCTACGATGTACCTATCACAGAAGTCATCGAACAGTATCTAGCCTATGTCTCAACCCTGCAGGCCATGCGTCTGGAAGTGACGGGTGAGTACATGGTCATGGCTAGTCAGCTCATGCTGATCAAGAGTCGCAAGCTCTTGCCAAAGGTAGCAGAAGTGACAGATTTGGAAGATGACCTAGAGCAGGATCTCCTCTTTCAAATCGAAGAATACCGCAAGTTCAAGCTCTTGGGGGAGCATTTGGAAGCCAAGCACCAAGATCGGGCCCAGTATTATTCCAAAGCACCGACAGAGTTGATTTACGAAGATGCGGAGCTTGTGCATGATAGGACTACCATTGACCTCTTTTTAGCTTTTTCAAATATCCTAGCTAAGAAAAAAGAAGAGTTTGCACAAAATCACACGACTATCTTGCGGGATGAGTATAAGATTGAGGACATGATGGTCATCGTGAAAGAGTCCTTGACTGGACGAGATCAATTGCGCTTACAGGATTTGTTTAAGGAAGCCCAGAATGTCCAAGAGGTCATTACCCTCTTTTTGGCAACCCTAGAGCTAATCAAAACCCAGGAGCTGATTCTTGTGCAGGAGGAAAGTTTCGGAGATATTTATCTCATGGAAAAGAAGGAAGAAAGTCAAGTGACCCAAAGCTAGACTTGATAGAGAGGAAAGATGAGTACTTTAGCAAAAATAGAAGCGCTCTTGTTTGTAGCGGGTGAAGATGGGATTAGAGTCCGTCAGTTAGCTGAACTCCTCTCTCTGCCACCGACAGGCATCCAACAGAGTTTAGAAAAATTAGCCCAGAAGTATGAAAAGGACCCGGATTTCAGTTTGGCTCTGATTGAGACTGGTGGTGCTTATAGATTGGTGACCAAGCCTCAGTTTTCAGAGATTTTGAAGGAATACTCTAAGGCACCTATCAACCAGAGTTTATCTCGGGCTGCCCTTGAGACTTTGTCCATCATTGCCTACAAACAGCCCATCACACGGATAGAGATTGATGCCATCCGTGGGGTCAACTCGAGTGGGGCCTTGGCAAAGTTGCAGGCTTTTGACCTGATAAAGGAAGACGGGAAAAAAGAAGTGTTGGGTCGCCCCAACCTCTATGTGACTACGGATTATTTCCTAGATTACATGGGGATAAACCATTTAGAAGAATTACCAGTGATTGATGAGCTTGAGATTCAAGCCCAAGAAAGCCAATTATTTGGTGAAAGGATAGAAGAAGATGAGAATCAATAAATATATTGCCCACGCAGGTGTGGCCAGTAGGAGAAAAGCAGAAGAGCTGATCAAGCAAGGCTTGGTGACGGTTAACGGCCAAGTGGTACGTGAACTAGCAACGACTATCAAGTCAGGCGACAAGGTCGAAGTTGAAGGTCAACCTATCTACAACGAAGAAAAGGTCTATTATCTGCTTAACAAACCACGCGGTGTCATTTCCAGTGTGACAGATGACAAGGGTCGCAAGACTGTTGTGGACCTCTTGCCCAATGTGAAAGAGCGCATCTACCCTGTAGGTCGTTTGGATTGGGATACATCAGGAGTCTTGATTTTGACCAATGACGGGGATTTTACAGATGAGATGATTCACCCTCGTAATGAGATTGATAAGGTTTATGTCGCGCGTGTTAAAGGTGTGGCCAATAAGGATAATCTCCGCCCCTTGACCCGTGGACTTGAGATTGATGGCAAGAAAACCAAGCCGGCTGTCTATGAGATTCTCAAAGTGGATCCAGTCAAAAACCGCTCTGTGGTGCAGTTGACCATCCATGAAGGGCGTAACCACCAGGTTAAAAAGATGTTTGAAGCTGTCGGCCTTCAAGTGGACAAGTTGTCACGTACACGTTTCGGACATCTAGACTTGACAGGACTCCGTCCAGGAGAATCCCGTCGTCTTAACAAAAAAGAAATCAGTCAACTACACACCATGGCTGTAACCAAGAAATAATGAAACGAATTTTAATAGCGCCTGTGCGCTTTTACCAACGTTTTATCTCGCCAGCCTTTCCCCCCTCTTGTCGCTTTGAGCCGACTTGTTCCAACTACATGATTGAGGCTATTGAAAAACATGGCTTCAAGGGTGTTTTGATGGGCTTGGCTCGGATTTTACGTTGCCATCCCTGGTCGAAAACAGGTAAGGACCCCGTCCCAGACCATTTTTCTTTAAAGAGAAATTCAAAATAATACTCAATGAAAATCAAAGAGCAAACTAGGAAACTAGCCGCAGGCTGCTCAAAACAGTGTTTTGAGGTTGTGGATAGAACTGACGAAGTCAGCTCAAAATACTATTTTGAGGTTGCAGATAGAACTGACGAAGTCAGTAACATCTATACGGTAAGGCGATGTTGATGTGGTTTGAAGAGATTTTTGAAGAGTATAAATTAGATTCTAA
This portion of the Streptococcus mitis B6 genome encodes:
- the yidD gene encoding membrane protein insertion efficiency factor YidD; its protein translation is MKRILIAPVRFYQRFISPAFPPSCRFEPTCSNYMIEAIEKHGFKGVLMGLARILRCHPWSKTGKDPVPDHFSLKRNSK
- a CDS encoding segregation/condensation protein A; its protein translation is MDIKLKDFEGPLDLLLHLVSKYQMDIYDVPITEVIEQYLAYVSTLQAMRLEVTGEYMVMASQLMLIKSRKLLPKVAEVTDLEDDLEQDLLFQIEEYRKFKLLGEHLEAKHQDRAQYYSKAPTELIYEDAELVHDRTTIDLFLAFSNILAKKKEEFAQNHTTILRDEYKIEDMMVIVKESLTGRDQLRLQDLFKEAQNVQEVITLFLATLELIKTQELILVQEESFGDIYLMEKKEESQVTQS
- a CDS encoding chlorohydrolase, which gives rise to MKIKEQTRKLAAGCSKQCFEVVDRTDEVSSKYYFEVADRTDEVSNIYTVRRC
- the scpB gene encoding SMC-Scp complex subunit ScpB, giving the protein MSTLAKIEALLFVAGEDGIRVRQLAELLSLPPTGIQQSLEKLAQKYEKDPDFSLALIETGGAYRLVTKPQFSEILKEYSKAPINQSLSRAALETLSIIAYKQPITRIEIDAIRGVNSSGALAKLQAFDLIKEDGKKEVLGRPNLYVTTDYFLDYMGINHLEELPVIDELEIQAQESQLFGERIEEDENQ
- the xerD gene encoding site-specific tyrosine recombinase XerD, yielding MRDRISDFLEEKQGLSANSKQSYKYDLEQFLDLVGERISETSLKIYQAKLANLKISAQKRKISACNQFIYFLYQKGEVDSFYRLELAKQAEKKTEKPELLDLDSFWQESDYPEGRLLALLILEMGLLPSEILALKVADINLDFQVLRIQKASQQRIVTIPTTLLSELEPLMGQSYLFERGGKAYSRQWAFRQLEAFVKEKGFPALSAQALREQFILRQIENKVDLYEIAKKLGLKTVLTLEKYR
- a CDS encoding pseudouridine synthase, with product MRINKYIAHAGVASRRKAEELIKQGLVTVNGQVVRELATTIKSGDKVEVEGQPIYNEEKVYYLLNKPRGVISSVTDDKGRKTVVDLLPNVKERIYPVGRLDWDTSGVLILTNDGDFTDEMIHPRNEIDKVYVARVKGVANKDNLRPLTRGLEIDGKKTKPAVYEILKVDPVKNRSVVQLTIHEGRNHQVKKMFEAVGLQVDKLSRTRFGHLDLTGLRPGESRRLNKKEISQLHTMAVTKK